From Ischnura elegans chromosome 13 unlocalized genomic scaffold, ioIscEleg1.1 SUPER_13_unloc_1, whole genome shotgun sequence, a single genomic window includes:
- the LOC124172517 gene encoding gastrula zinc finger protein XlCGF57.1-like isoform X2 — translation METWWSPCVKADQFSDDGGGYVHNDSTDGATNDLMSQASIQPTVTENGELILNCTMAMESMTEAVESAAPKRDSAIFAVLEPNITASHSRKGKKVMDKDIKKCDTFLTDKITSCSIPNDGRLHSKTRYASKIRVDRATMTIDANRSGCDKADTMKFFRSTENGKNGPEAVIRENEVKTTCMIISPGNRASSTKKSYHCFNCREAFNAKHDLVKHLEIHFATRNMDIDSNLSIGKDLSLKTVVSSRETNSSCHPISSKSLNQLKCASQGVRRIGNWLLKDNIGETRENKNVREVKRSFIVGETSCTVSPDTAKKSYSCGECDKSFSRKNTLVRHIRTHTKEKPYSCSECNKSFSVKSSLVCHIRTHTKEKPFSCNECDKSFCLKNALVSHIRTHTKEKPYSCKECNKSFSVKSNLVCHIRTHTKEKPYSCKECNKSFSDKNTLVRHIRTHTKEKPYSCKECNKSFSQKSNLVCHIRTHTKEKPYSCKECNKSFSRKYSLVSHIRTHTKEKPYSCKECDKSFSVKSNLVCHIRTHTKDKPFSCYECGKTFSQNSNLVSHIRTHTKEKPYLCKECNKSFSERINLIRHTRIHTMEKPYSCSECDKSFSQKSNLVKHIRTHTKEKLYYCNECKKSYTTKQNLVLHNRVHRKDALFLQ, via the exons ATGGAAACATGGTGGTCCCCTTGTGTAAAAGCAGATCAGTTTAgtgatgatggaggaggataTGTGCACAATGATAGCACTGATGGGGCCACAAATGACCTCATGTCCCAAGCCTCTATTCAG cctactgttACGGAAAATGGAGAGCTGATTCTGAATTGcacaatggccatggagtctatgacggagGCTGTGG agtcTGCAGCTCCTAAAAGAGACTCGGCCATATTTGCAGTCCTTGAACCAAATATTACAGCATCAcactcaaggaaaggaaagaaggtgatggataaagacattaaaaaatgtgatacCTTTCTTACCGATAAAATAACGTCGTGCTCAATTCCTAATGATGGACGGTTACATTCGAAAACTAGATATGCGTCTAAAATCAGAGTGGATAGAGCAACAATGACTATTGATGCTAACAGAAGTGGTTGTGATAAGGCAGACACCATGAAGTTTTTTAGGAGCACTGAGAATGGAAAGAATGGCCCCGAGGCAGTCATACGAGAAAACGAAGTGAAAACTACGTGCATGATTATAAGTCCTGGGAATCGTGCCAGTTCAACGAAAAAATCTTatcattgcttcaactgcagagaAGCATTCAATGCCAAACATGATCTCGTGAAGCACCTCGAGATTCATTTCGCGACTCGTAATAtggatattgattcaaatttgtcaaTCGGAAAAGATTTGTCCCTCAAAACCGTTGTTTCTAGCAGAGAAACTAATAGTTCTTGTCATCCCATCTCCTCCAAAAGTTTAAATCAGCTGAAGTGTGCAAGCCAAGGGGTGAGACGAATAGGAAATTGGCTTCTTAAGGATAACATCGGAGAaacaagggaaaataaaaatgtaagggaagtgaAGAGAAGCTTTATTGTAGGAGAGACATCATGCACAGTTAGTCCAGACACTGCGAAGAAgtcttattcctgcggtgaatgtgataagtctttctctcgaaagaacacacttgtccgtcacattcgcactcacacgaaggagaaaccttattcttgcagtgaatgtaataagtctttctctgtaaaGAGTAGCCTTGtatgtcacattcggactcatacgaaggagaaacctttctcgtgcaatgaatgtgataagtcattCTGTCTTAAGAATgcccttgtcagtcacattcggactcatacgaaggagaaaccgtattcatgcaaggaatgtaataagtctttctctgtaaaGAGTAACCTTGTATGTcatattcggactcatacgaaggagaaaccgtattcatgcaaggaatgtaataagtctttctctgataagaatacccttgtccgtcacattcggactcatacgaaggagaaaccgtattcatgcaaggaatgtaataagtctttctctcaaaagagtaaccttgtatgtcacattcggactcatacgaaggagaaaccgtattcatgcaagGAATGTAATAAGTCATTCTCTCGTAAGTATtcccttgtcagtcacattcggactcatacgaaggagaaaccgtattcatgcaaggaatgtgataagtctttctctgtaaaGAGTAACCTTGtatgtcacattcggactcatacgaaggacaAACCTTTTTCTTGCTATGAATGTGGTAAGACTTTCTCTCAAAACAgtaaccttgtcagtcacattcggactcatacgaaggagaaaccgtattTATGCAAGGAAtgtaataagtctttctctgaaaggATCAACCTAATCCGTCACACGCGGATTCACACGatggagaaaccttattcttgcagtgaatgtgataagtctttctctcaaaagagcaaCCTTGTCAaacacattcggactcatacgaaggagaaactttATTATTGCAATGAATGTAAAAAGTCTTACACTACCAAACAAAACCTTGTCTTACACAATCGGGTACACCGGAAAGAtgccttattcttgcaatga